A single Deltaproteobacteria bacterium DNA region contains:
- the cobO gene encoding cob(I)yrinic acid a,c-diamide adenosyltransferase, producing MQRKARYIHIYTGDGKGKTTAALGLVLRAVGAGWRVLFAQFLKHGEYNEIKALKRLGGQVTIRQYGSGRFIRGGPSREEIKTARAGLGEIIQVMKEGKYDLIVLDEINVAVHFGLIPLESVVGLLETRPQDVELVLTGRWAPEEIMERADLVTEARMIKHYFSKGVRAREGIEK from the coding sequence TTGCAGAGAAAGGCACGTTATATCCACATCTATACCGGGGACGGAAAGGGCAAGACTACCGCTGCTCTTGGGCTTGTCCTCCGGGCAGTTGGAGCAGGCTGGAGGGTATTGTTCGCCCAGTTTCTGAAACATGGCGAATATAATGAGATAAAGGCCCTTAAGAGACTGGGAGGCCAGGTCACAATACGTCAGTACGGCTCAGGCAGGTTCATAAGGGGTGGACCCTCCAGGGAAGAGATAAAAACGGCCCGGGCCGGACTCGGCGAAATAATACAGGTCATGAAAGAGGGGAAATATGATCTGATAGTACTTGATGAAATAAATGTGGCCGTTCATTTCGGGCTCATCCCGTTAGAAAGTGTAGTAGGCCTTTTGGAAACACGGCCTCAAGATGTAGAGCTCGTGCTTACCGGGAGATGGGCGCCTGAAGAAATAATGGAGCGAGCCGATCTGGTAACAGAAGCGCGAATGATAAAACACTATTTCAGCAAGGGAGTGAGGGCAAGGGAGGGAATAGAAAAATGA
- the pyrG gene encoding CTP synthetase (CTP synthase; cytidine triphosphate synthetase; catalyzes the ATP-dependent amination of UTP to CTP with either L-glutamine or ammonia as the source of nitrogen; in Escherichia coli this enzyme forms a homotetramer), with translation MNIKTKFIFITGGVLSSLGKGLAAASIGALLEARGLRVTFQKLDPYINVDPGTMNPFQHGEVFVTDDGAETDLDLGHYERYTHAKLGQRHNYTSGRIYYSVITKERRGDYLGGTVQVIPHITDEIKQAILQLNSEADIAIIEIGGTVGDIEGLPFLEAIRQLRGNLGTKNTLYIHLTYVPYIQAAGELKTKPTQHSVKELLSIGIQPDILLCRTQIDLSPDIKSKISLFCNVEEDRVIAAKDVKCIYEVPMRFHEQGLDERIVESLNMWTRAPVLTRWEDLIARIKEPRHKVRIAMVGKYVNLRESYKSLNEALFHGGIANSSEIEIDFVNSEETRGEELANRLSGADGILVPGGFGPRGILGKLEAITYARENKVPFFGICLGMQLAVIEFARNAAGLPLADSTEFAPITPDPVIYLMKEWYDYRTKKIQKRDEDTQKGGTMRLGAYPCQLAPDSKAYAAYETERISERHRHRYEFNNSYRKALGDAGIRFTGLSPNGELVEIIEIPQHPWFLACQFHPEFKSRPLDPHPLFAAFINAALAKKLKAESQD, from the coding sequence ATGAACATAAAAACAAAGTTCATTTTTATCACCGGAGGCGTTCTCTCATCTCTGGGCAAGGGCCTGGCAGCGGCTTCAATAGGGGCATTGCTTGAAGCCAGGGGGCTCCGGGTCACCTTTCAGAAGCTGGATCCGTACATAAACGTGGACCCCGGCACAATGAACCCTTTCCAGCACGGTGAAGTATTCGTGACAGACGATGGCGCTGAAACAGATCTGGACCTCGGGCATTACGAGCGTTACACACATGCAAAGCTGGGACAAAGGCACAATTATACTTCAGGGCGTATTTATTACAGTGTTATCACAAAGGAAAGAAGGGGGGACTACCTTGGAGGTACGGTCCAGGTCATCCCTCACATAACTGACGAAATCAAGCAGGCGATTCTCCAACTGAATAGTGAGGCAGATATAGCCATTATAGAAATAGGAGGAACGGTAGGAGATATTGAAGGACTGCCGTTTCTTGAGGCTATCAGACAGTTAAGGGGCAACCTGGGAACGAAAAATACCCTTTATATACATCTGACCTATGTGCCCTATATTCAGGCAGCAGGTGAACTCAAAACAAAACCAACGCAACACAGCGTGAAAGAGCTGCTATCCATAGGTATTCAGCCGGATATATTGCTCTGCCGTACCCAGATCGATCTTTCACCGGATATTAAGTCCAAGATATCTTTATTTTGCAATGTAGAAGAAGACCGGGTTATTGCAGCCAAGGACGTAAAGTGCATCTATGAAGTGCCGATGCGCTTTCACGAGCAGGGGCTGGATGAACGAATTGTCGAATCCCTTAATATGTGGACAAGGGCGCCCGTACTTACCCGGTGGGAGGACCTTATTGCCAGAATCAAGGAGCCACGGCACAAGGTGCGGATTGCCATGGTCGGCAAATATGTAAACCTCAGGGAGTCCTATAAAAGCCTGAATGAGGCCCTGTTCCATGGAGGTATTGCAAACAGCTCTGAGATCGAAATAGACTTCGTGAACTCAGAAGAAACAAGGGGTGAAGAGCTGGCAAACCGGCTTTCAGGAGCCGATGGAATCTTGGTCCCAGGAGGGTTTGGCCCAAGGGGAATACTTGGAAAGCTCGAGGCCATTACCTATGCCAGAGAAAACAAGGTACCCTTTTTCGGCATCTGTTTGGGTATGCAGTTGGCAGTCATTGAGTTTGCCCGGAATGCAGCAGGGCTGCCCTTGGCTGACAGCACTGAATTCGCCCCCATCACGCCTGACCCCGTAATCTACCTGATGAAGGAATGGTATGATTACCGTACAAAGAAAATTCAAAAAAGGGACGAGGACACCCAGAAGGGGGGCACCATGCGTCTTGGCGCGTATCCGTGCCAGTTGGCACCTGACAGCAAGGCCTATGCTGCCTATGAAACCGAGCGGATATCCGAAAGGCATCGGCACAGGTACGAGTTCAATAACTCCTATCGCAAGGCCCTCGGAGACGCTGGAATCAGGTTCACCGGGCTGAGTCCCAATGGAGAACTGGTGGAGATCATCGAAATTCCGCAGCATCCATGGTTCCTTGCCTGCCAATTCCATCCCGAGTTCAAATCCAGGCCGCTTGATCCCCATCCCCTGTTTGCGGCATTTATAAATGCCGCACTTGCAAAAAAGCTGAAAGCCGAAAGCCAAGACTAA
- a CDS encoding 3-deoxy-8-phosphooctulonate synthase — MSTEGIRIQNVRIAGISVGSGQPPLLIAGPCVLEDIETALSIGAFMARAAMDCGFSYLFKASFDKANRTSIRSYRGPGLAEGLEMLSVIKEKLNVPVISDIHTTDQAETAATVLDCIQIPAFLCRQTDLLVAAARTLLPVNIKKGQFMAPWDMRHAIAKIKGSGNDQVILTERGASFGYNNLVVDMRGLAIMSRLGVPVIFDATHSVQLPGGGDGCSSGQREFVSTLARAAMAAGVDGIFLEVHPNPDRALCDGPNSLSLEAAADLLKVLSRIRQAVD, encoded by the coding sequence ATGAGTACAGAAGGCATCCGGATACAAAACGTTCGTATAGCTGGAATCAGCGTCGGATCAGGACAGCCGCCCCTGCTCATTGCAGGACCATGCGTGCTGGAAGATATTGAAACCGCTCTTTCCATCGGGGCATTTATGGCCCGGGCCGCCATGGATTGCGGGTTTTCTTATCTATTCAAGGCCTCCTTCGACAAGGCAAACAGGACATCCATAAGGTCATACAGGGGGCCGGGACTGGCTGAAGGCCTTGAGATGCTCTCAGTCATCAAGGAAAAACTGAATGTGCCGGTGATCTCGGATATCCACACAACCGACCAGGCAGAGACGGCCGCAACGGTCCTTGACTGCATACAGATACCGGCCTTTCTCTGCAGACAGACAGACCTCCTGGTAGCGGCAGCCCGAACCCTTCTCCCTGTCAACATCAAGAAGGGGCAGTTCATGGCCCCGTGGGATATGAGGCACGCGATCGCCAAGATAAAAGGGAGTGGGAATGACCAGGTCATTCTCACTGAAAGAGGGGCCTCTTTTGGCTACAACAACCTGGTGGTTGACATGCGTGGCCTGGCTATAATGAGCAGGCTCGGGGTTCCTGTTATCTTTGACGCCACACACAGTGTTCAGCTCCCCGGCGGCGGAGACGGATGCTCATCAGGGCAGAGGGAATTCGTGTCCACTCTTGCCAGGGCTGCAATGGCAGCAGGAGTGGATGGAATCTTCCTGGAGGTCCATCCAAATCCGGACAGGGCCCTTTGTGACGGCCCAAACAGTCTCTCCCTTGAGGCTGCGGCAGACCTGCTGAAAGTCCTTTCCAGGATCAGGCAGGCGGTGGACTGA